From the Danaus plexippus chromosome 9 unlocalized genomic scaffold, MEX_DaPlex mxdp_24, whole genome shotgun sequence genome, the window aaaataaacaagctTTTGCACAGCTTATACACATCTTTTCACTCAAAACGTATTTGTCTAACATAAGAGCGCTGTTCTCTTAGTTCATATAAGACCACAATCGTTGAGGAACTAATAAGCAAAGCTTTTTAGGTAGCCTTTAGCAGAGGCGTAAAGTATACCATAGAACACACTTAGGGGGGTCTGCTCTTGAATTGCATACTTTCTTTTCAGCCATTTTTGTCATCGAAAAATCTGATGCACGCTGAGCCTACGTCCTTCCGTAAATCCGGACCAAGCTTCGCCTCTTTGCTCCGCATGACAGCAAAGTATCGGAATATTTGGCCTGTATCTGTGCTACCTTCTGTTTAAAACTTGGATATCTTCACAGATAGTGTGAATAGACTGTTAATGAGATAGTGTTAATACGattgaagtttatttaaacatgtcGCCGctgatataagaaaaaacaagTAAACCGTAAGAAAAGCTAGTTAtcgaaataaaagttaaagaaGTTAATCCATAATACGTCAAATGAATTATCTAATCGGTATTGTAAGTTGGTTTTACTAATAGCTATATGCTGTTATCTGTATATCATTGCAGGGGGagcaataacattatatattatataataaatgagacGATtgggtgaaataaaaaaatatggttccttttaaataacctcaaatgaaaaatatattaagttggAATAAAATGTGGGGTTTATCTCATCGGAGACGCAGTTTTTGCAGTAACTAATAAGATTAGATATAGCCCCCCGTTAGGTTTATCCTTATCGTTCATAGAGCGATATCTTTTCGCACCAAGACAGATAAGAGTAAAGGCGTGTAAAACGTCACAAGCGCCCTTTAAATCCATCAtccattttcatttcattcatttatatcGACAAAACAATCTTAATGAGTTTTcaacattaacaatataaaactatgttacttaaaacgtatgtatattgtatagacatacatatttaaattaatttttatatgtattgttcATTTCTATTTTGAAACATTATCAGGTAAATGGAATAGAAAATTTGCgatacaattcatttttattaattacccCGTAACCGTAAGAATCTTGctggtttaattaattttaaatattttttctataacgaTATTTCCATGAGcgaaaatatatacgtatattgtctttatgtatattatttttattcttaatatgcAGGAGAATTCAGTAGTCTTTATAAGCgacaaagaaatttatattcaactcGTGAATGGAACTTGTTTTATCAACAAACGATAGAAAGAGTCGTTTACctattagtaataaattgtatGGTTTTTATTAACACAGACTCCGctaaacaaaaccaaataaaattatcatataagtgaaatcgtattttttttcctgtatattttaataaaataatttttatgagcaTTATTATGAATGTGTAATATATTGCGGAAACGCTTAGGTATTGCTTATATtgaatacaaaacattaaaaaagacaCAAGTCTCTCAGACGCACGCTACGGAAATAAAAATCCCGTGTTCTAggactaaatatttatattttacaagatGGGTGTTGTTTTGTTAACGGTTAAGTTAACGGTTGACATTAAACacgtaataacatattttattcggGAAATTTAAAGTCCGTGTCTTTAATATGATCGTTTATCCATTTCTCGGCTTGAACTGTCATTTCCTCGTCAAAATACTCCCTCCAGCCGCCGACTTTACCTGTGAATTAaggaagttttataataaaataaaataaatatcaaaaacaagCCGATACTTTGAAACTACTGCTGCATATGCTGTCTACCTTTCCTCACGAATCCACCGTCTTTCATGAAAATTCCTTTATCTTGCATGTCTTGATAATTGACggatttgtttttcttaaagtTATCAAATTTAAGATGTTCTCTGAGTTCTTCTATTTGTTCTTCTGTTATCTTCTTGTCAAAGAAGTTTGCGACTCGACGAATAACTCCAGGCAAATCCTGGAAGTGAATCACCGTGTACGCGACTATAAAATAACTCTTAGTTACAATAATCTCACACATGGCCTAACCTaagtcttaatataaaactattcagttttaatattgtaattaatttcgaatgaaatattataaaaagaaaataaaaaaaagcaccTTAGAGAGCTCTTCATAGAATAAAAACAGCATATTGGGATGGTTGCGTTTCTCCCAAGCCTCCAGGACACTGGCAAAGTACGGACCAAAAGTTACTGTGAACATAATAAGTTCGTTGCTATATTAATGTTGATTAaacttttagaaaaatattctagACAACCTACTTTTGCCATTCATGAAGAAGTTCCAGTATGTCTTGAAGTCTCTATCTGGAGCCATGACCCTCATCAACTTGTAATGGTGATAGAAAGATACAGCGACATCTCGCGGATCACGGGTGACGTAAACTacctaatttaaaaacttttgtagAAGTAGAAGTTATtggaatttaaaagtaaattttataataagagcTGGACACTATACCTTTGTTTCTTCCAGTAAGTTTGGCGGAAGTAAGGAGAGAGGTAAGTGGGTTTTGATAAACCTAGGAGAAGGTAGTGCTTTAATATCATCAACCGTCGGTGGACCAAAATCTTGTAATTCACCATCCTTAACATGGCCAGAAAAAGTATCTTCAAACGAGAACAGTGATGCCCTTGAGAGGaataagacaaaaaattatatcaacaaGGAATACTTAAAAAAGATGTTCTAAAAGTTCGTGTAAAATAACTTACTCTAAGAATGGGAAcctatcatttaattttttctttgctTTTTCATAATCTAAATCGTTCAACAACAGCCACACTAATTCTTGAGTCCACGTTGTCCCTGTAAAGTTATAAcacgtaatttttaataaattcctataaatatgtaattaattgctGCAATATAAGTATCcaatttgatatttgtaaGGTTGGTAGTCTTGAAATTGAGAATGAAAGAGTGAGGAGAAGTGAAAAGTACCTGATTTCGGAAAAGTGACGACGAATACGTCATCAGATCTCACAGGGAAGTTGTAAATATTGGCTGCCTCTTTCCTGTTATACTCCCGGGGTAGGACATAGGCCTTGGGTCCAATATGATTGTAGACTATTTTAGAACCTGAATAAGGATTTAGCTTTAACATTACAAGTATATTGTGGTTAAGTATTTTATCCGAAGaaaggaacaaaaaaaaacttctgaTATAGTTTATTATACAGACACAGAAAGTCCTATTTTGGTAAACTTGGTGTATTCTTTAACGGATATACTTGATaacttatgataaatatacaatttttgttgGACAATCAAtgcaaaaatgtaataattataatgtattagaattataaaaacctaCTTTGTAAGTAATTCAATAGCTCTTCACTTTCTTCCTCAGTGAAGGGTGTTATATCGTACGGGAAGTTCAGCTCGTCCATCGCGATCACCGGCAGGGATGTctcaataaaagtaaatgtgggtttgtatttattttcaagtaaCGCAAGTCATTCTATCAAAACAATACTTTATCGCTATCTTACTGTTTAGTTCGAGTTTATAGCAtatgtataagaaatataGGATTAGAAACGCCTGGCAAAACTTTATCATTGAATTATCGCTATCTAAATACCTCAATGTATGTAAAGTCCAGCCCCCCAAGGAAAGTTACAATGTATActctttgaaaaatattatttacagagatatttactaaaaaattcttaattgaAAGAAAGTCACCGTTAGGAACAAAAAATTCCTGTCCTGACATGATTTAATTGTTCCATTAAAGCACGTTGCTTAAATTGTTTACTGTTTTAAAGGAATATCCATCTAATATTAACTTTCAATCTGTCAGGGCATgtccaatataattaaaaaaaaaaaaacataaacaatttttctatataatttatctgtCATTCAAACATTAGATGTATAAGACaaataagataagataagTCTTAACAACAACGACATATTGTTGAGGAGGGATCTGTGAGCGATGATCACGAAATCGAAAAGGTTTTTCCATTTAAACTGATTGTCATGGAATATTACGAAAGATTATTTCTCCCTTTTTGTTTTGGTCCCTTATTAACAGTACTAACGAATAGAAATATATGGCTTAGAAATATGAAGAAACCAATAAAAAACAGTTGACGatcaataataaagataaagattataaaacaGTAAGAAACGCAGTTTTATAGacgatatattttgttaggtTAATTCCCAGGTATACAGTTCCTAAAGGAAACTCGGAGCTTTAAGTTGACAATAATAGTCTTTTGACTTTACTgcgtaattatttattaacaaatttatttcttatcttttatataaaactaaaatttttaagccAATTAAAGGAAATTGCAAGTTTACCATGCAAAAAAGCAGTCGATGGATAGTGATAAgtagtgaaaaatatttttttacataaattaaattctttgcgAATTCAAGGAAAAGTAAAATACGATGTAGtagaaaatattgttctaAACAATTTAACTTCAGATTATTTTATGGTCAGAGATAAAAtactagaaaatattttatttttcatttcttcgtaaaactaaataacataattttatttttaaaacaatatgaaatgATTCTCTGTagtatattaattctatattaaggCAAAATTTAGACTTatgatattattcttaaatttgaaaataaaaattcctttGTTCGATTAATTGGGTAATTTTGTCCAAATAGGGAAtatgcataaaattttatatggcttaaaatatttttcttcgaaTACTTATTATCgtcattatataatgaaaaagttttttatttacttattatttaaacccctataataatattcaaaaactgCAAAATAAGGGAGCGAAAGTCAAACTTCCAAAACACGCTATCATTGGTGGAACGAAATGTGACGTCATCTCATACGACATTGCATTCATCAGGGTCGAAACTCATACTGTTTTACAagtttttgtgaaaaaaataagtaatttaaacctGTATTCTTGTGTGAAGTTTAGTTTAGATTTGTAATGAATTTATGACGATGACTGAAGCTGGTTTTATGAAAGCACAATCCGACAATCTAccgaaaatacatttattatgacGGTATATATTGCATCTAATCTCGATTTTACAAGCGCAGAGATCAGAGGAGTAAAAGCTGCAAGGTAATTGCtatgtttcataatatatctAACAATAAGTCCatgatatagatttttattcataattgcACACAgcagttcacttataatacaCCAAAACATAACCTATACATATACagttgtcattaaaattactctgaaacttttattttacgtctatataataataatacacacatgttttattattgacgTTCACTCAAGTATAATCACTTTGACTTTGTGTGTATCTGAGatagatatataatgatttaatgtttataaattgataCCCTGATTTACGTGGACTGTTTTCTTTGAGTGTTTTTAAGTACTTGTCTATTTCAGGTTTTAACGAGAATCTTACGGTGATTCAGCAGTTGGATACGTCCAAGTAAAACGAGATGGAGACGTATGTGTTGTTAAGGCATAAAAAATTCGTAAAACCACAAcagtaataaagtttttttgaaaGTTATAGCTACTGAACATTTCTTATACGCgaggttaattttaaatcgaaTTTTCTGATCTTCAATAACTAATGCAAAACTTACTTTCTTCTAATTCACAAACttactgttataaataaagtatactaACGTTAAAATGGTTTTCACTACAACATAAACACGATTTAGGTAATATATTATCCCTTCTCATCACCTTACCCCACCGTTTTCGCATTTTCGCATCACTTGAAATACGAAAAATCACTGGCGAGTGTTTTTCCGAATAGCATTTGTGCACTCCGGTACTATACAATacttataagataattttttggcTTCTTCCAtggttttgaagttatttaaacTGTAAATATGTACGAAGTAACTGAAAAGTTCACAGTAAATACCCACATGATGGGTGCTGTGACGTCACGCAAAGAGCGCTCAAAATGACGGCGTTTCAACTGCTCAAATTTtgtcaatgttttaaattcaatttttaaaaatatctagagTATTTTGaagctaatttatattttttctacgtTATAAGGTagtaaactattaatttaaaacaaaaaaaaaaaaaacatgaatatcCCCTATTGAAAATTCTCTTGTCACTTACTAGTAATTTCTCAGtgtactttatttaaagaatttttctaCAAgggaatatataatttacgtttatacttcaaaaaatttagtttcaacTATTTATTCTTCAAAAAACTGGTTAAACTCTCATAGAACATATTAATCTTAACCTTAAATATAAGCTTAACTTGTAGCGAAACcgaatttagaatttttcatattagagttacaattttaaaaaaaacatgtacaCAATCTGACAGCAAAAGCAAAAATGCAGCGAGGACACTTGGCGAGGACATTTTAAACAGACACCAATACTTCAGATTGAAGGCGGAggaaaataaagacaatatttaCTTGAATAATTCTTTACGAAAGTACTGAAGTAAGAATGAAAGTATGAGTCCAGTCAtgatataagattttaaaacaaattgtgaagttttttgaaaatttaaatgagtaaTTAGTTAATATGAGCAATGAGTAATTGTTTAAtcttagatatataaaaatttaggaACAACGTGcgatctaaaaatatatacataatatcttGTAGGTTCGTAGTCTAATGAAGTAGAAAATAACTACTGTGCTAACCACTGCTTTTGAAGGtttctattgttttaaaactttatttcggTCCTTACCTAAACCAAACTAATGTACCGTCAATaagtaaatcatttaaaatgtaatttctaaaacaaaatctattttctAACACCGATTTTTTTGTCGTTGTAATAcgtataagtaattattattattattttgactttattttttattcacgaCTCGCCATCCTGGACTTCAGAATTGGGCTCAGAGAcgaattatattgtattaaattacaacCGATAAGATTGTTAACCGGTAGCAACACAAAAAGTCTATGTCACGtgacttcatataaaatacaacatcTATCCCGTGTTTCGGGATAAATTATAGcccgtattttattttgatctaAGCTTCATTATACTACCTTAAAGTTTCATGAAAGCCCGTTCATTAGTTTTCGCGTGAAAGTCGACAACATGCATACAAAATATAGGTACTCATtctcacaaattttattattattaatatttcacatttacATCCATTCATATTTGGTTTAAAGAGTTTGGaacgtttttatcaaaattcgAAAACGATTtgtgcattttatttacagtttaGAAGACAGCGCCTAGTTTGAAGAATGGCAATATGTGTTAAATGTGATATTGCTTTCATTTTGTACGTACTTAAGTTATagcatttacaattaaaattataaatcgagagttttaattttcttgttaattaatatatgtttaaattaagaacacCACTACAACAAGAATCACATAGAAAAAGAGAAGAaatcgtttatatttttgttataaaaataatctcgaACAGGTTgccttaaaaataaagcaatttaattatgttaatgtcACGAGCTTCATGTCCGTACGATCGATTTATCGCATTACTAAAAACGATTTCACTTGTAACACTAATACTATTAATGGGTCGATGGAATATTACTGATGAAtacagaattttataaaatatttaggtatgtttgtaaaattatgattgtttttgaaaattttgttttactgtAAATTATCATCGTTTGATTTTCTGTGGCTAATAGACTAGGTGGAGTGTAGATAAATGTTAATAGACCATTTCATTAGGCATGGTTCTAGTAAAAGATCATTGACATAGGTTCGAACGTTCAATCAAAGCAAGTCTGTGAATCGTACGAGTCGTGCGCAGGTCCGTGAGTCGTGCGCCCGCCtcttttgaaataatactttcttttgtgtttaaataatttgtagcGGTGTTAACGGTGCTATGcctcataaaaataatcacaattgTCCATTGGAGATTCGCGACGTTGAGCAGGATGTGGCTGAGATGCTCATGAAATTTTTCACAGGTAAATATGTAGTTGTTTATATGCAACTTTTACCTACGAATTACATGTCATATAAAGCATAGATAACATTATGTTTTCactctatattaaatataagtttaaagttataaagaactactagaatataaataatcttttaattttcttgcTGTACTTTTATGGTGACATTCGAAAACTTGGTGACACAGATTGCTCAAATGATATTCAGTTGATAGGGTTTTCATTACGCAAAATGAATAACAGACTAATGaacatatcaatataatagtaaacagactgaaatattataattatgtcaacatatatttaaaaaaaaaaacaaataactcactagttaaaaatgaataaaattaatatagaattcttATCAACCGGATACTTGCGTGTAATAGACTTGATTTATTTAGTTGCAATTTTTTTAGTGGTACGAAACaaatgagatttaaaaaaaatattcatatttggAATAGGGTTATGAATAAAATCGTTTaagagattattattttttataaacaaccgTGCAAAAAGTGGTAAATCTTGAATTCCGGGAGAAAGTTTGCAGGTTacgatattatatagttttctaaaaaaatatttccttttaattataatttttatataaagatatgagTTTGTGTttggataaattataaatacgtttatctttataattaaattcataaataaataagataatatcgATTTAGactaactaaaaaaaaaatatttgaaagacGAAATTCTTCTatcgatatatttttcctaTGTTAgctaaatttacataattgtaCAAACATGTCTATGAgcttgttgtttatttttgagtttttatttgtatcctCATGTACTGTAATTAGGTTCCCGCATGAGACAATGATACTCAGAAGAGGGAAACATTCATAGATAAACGTCTTATCTGGCGAaggcgttaaacgtttaattattaagataacAACACTCATGCTAtacctttaaattaatatgacttatatataatcaataattcaaAGTACTGGCAACAGTAAACATTCATGACgtctttttaatagtttattacattttaaaattaaattattaataaaagatattgttGCAAAGTTTTCTGCTTACAAAgatttaatctaaaaaaattagaGGTCCTCATCTCATCCTCACGTCATCTTCCTGAAAACACATAAAACGATATCCTTACTTTAAATAACTCAACGACGTTTTATTCAGAGGCATTGAGTCCGAAAATAATATTGGTAgaaaattgattataaaattaatttacctacaaaataaaatgtatcaatgCCTTTAATAATCTCAATGTTACAGTATCGAATCGTCGAAATCTTAAAGTACAGGGAAAAAAGTATGTAgatgtaaattgtaataaaaaataaaaggtcaATATTAGGTGTCAATTGATAAACTTCGATTTTCAAAAGACTATCTGTGCAATatctattaatttcaaaataaataagaaaaacagaACAAAAACAGCTTTCTTCTTtaggtattaattttattacgaaaaGTCATACATAGATaaggattttatattacacttgTTTTGCGCTTTTTATCTGactcataataattttcattaaaattgccATATACTGCCATATATTGCCATATATTAAGAAcgtggtttaaaaaaatcataaagagaatttaatagttatgggtaaataatattctaaatttcTTGAATCTACTTAAAATATCACCCAACTATGGAACGTGGATTTGGTATTCCTAAGAATCTTGTAACTTGTGTTTAggtgtttcattattttattataaatagtagtTGATTGCACTTTGAATATAACTTGAGTTACAAATCATCCAAATGTTCACATCTTTAAGACTCTCCAAGATGTTAGCTTCATTtgatacaaacataaataatcttgaataataatatgtgtCTCTATGCTACgtaaaagataaagatataAGTATACACATATAGATATAAGTATAcctacataatgagatctaagactttcgcgagtgttattcatttaaaagtataccTACACTTTACAAAACTATATTGTATAGTGCAAAAATCGCTGCAAACCTacctataatatttacaattgattttttttataatttattcttaaagcCCTAATATTTTTGACACAGTTGCAAGTGTACAAAATTCTTGTACAGAAAAACGCTGTCAAAAATTTTGACGTCAACTGAAAAAACAACTCAAACTTTCTGCTACTAAATTGCTATCTTTTGATTCTTAAGATCATAAATTTTGTTCGTTTTCATgaccttaatataaattaaattttcacaatGCGCAGTAATTGCTATTtcctattcatttaaattgcgCATAGTTTCACAGCCTTGAAATTTAAGAGTCGATAATGCAATCAATACAACTAACTAAAATACTTCCTTGCCTTTTCATGAGgtcaactttaaaaaaaaaacaaactaccCCGACCTTCAAATTTTACAgtccattataataaaaaaaaaacgcactTTAATTACACGCTTCATTTCCGAACCAATCTTTATGAAACagaattatattctttattgttaCCACTTACCAGCCTTGATTGGagttagttaaatattataatatatttattgcaatttgtTTGCAATTTTTTGGGAGAACAACTTTGTTTGTACTTGTTCTGCTAAGATTGTTGTGTACAGATTGCAAGCGCCTAACATAGTTGAACacatatattagtaataaaagatatttaactCTTATATTTTGGTACATATTTGTAGTAAACATTAACATAACTAATtagttatttgatttatttcaggCGAACACACTGGTTTCGTTCGGGTGGGACCCAAAGGATATTTTCTTCCTAATAAGTTTAAACAGGAAGCTgctaatatatacaatatgcCCCTTAGATCTACAGACGTCTTCGTAGCTAGCTACCCACGGTCTGGTAAGTATTGTAAAAACACTCTTAAACTAAAATACGTCTTATTATAGTCATTTAGGTTGAACCATTTtcgcatttttttaatgtttcgtGATAACCcgaaattaacttaaatacgTCAAATACGTCAAAGTTCGAAATTTGTCAATGAGAATTGGAAGAGTTTGTGTTATCCTGACACAGAAGTGGTTGGCCacagaatataaatagattgGGATTTTTGGTTCtgtaaaaacattatacatcACATTTTCTTGTACCCaaattaaagtattgtttattatttgtctgTTCATTGATTTCAGGTACGACATGGACACAGGAACTGGTGTGGATGGTCGTGAATGATTTAGATTACGAGAAATCCGATGCTATTCCTCTCACTGAAAGATACCCTTTCTTAGAGTAagcaatgaataaaatttatttaaaccgtAATCAATCAATTGCTTCTCGATGCCCACTACTTACAGAATGTCGAAAcgccaattttttttaaattaaaattataaaagtaatttttgtacCGAATGAATTCCTTTGTTTTGTTGCAATCGTCATTGTCGCTGTATACTACATGATAGAGTAATACACAGGTTTTCAGTTTACGTCCATCCAATATTGAAGCAGCGTTTCGTCTCTGAGAACAGTCACAGTGAAGATAAATTAAAGCTACTGGAACAAGTGACGCAACCGGGCACAGAACAACTAGCGACGGCCCCATCACCTCGCTtcattaaaacacatttaccgCTCTCCATCCTTCCGCCAAACTTGCTGGATGTCGCGAAAGTTGTCTACGTAGCCAGAGATCCAAGAGATGTTGCTGTCTCCTTCTATCATCTGAACAAAGGAATGAGGACGCAGGGATACATCGGCGACTTCAAAACCTATTGGCAGTTCTTCATTAAAGATTTACGTGAGTACCTTCGTGAGTTCTCTTACTAAGGAAATTCTGTCTATAGATTACTACCATCTATAGTCCGTGAAATAACTACTATTTTcatggaaaatataataattatattcattttttaaattcagatCATTGGACACCATATTTCGAACATCTTAAAGAGTCGTGGGAGAAGAGAGATCATCCTAATatgctgtttttattttatgaagaaatgtcaaaggtaaaatttaaaatccctTTCAAAAAGGTGCTGTTTCTTGTTGAAGTTTAAGACACCCATACCAGGAGTCGAGTACCAAGCCCGGCTATATCGTTCAGAAAAGCtcttaaaa encodes:
- the LOC116767263 gene encoding luciferin sulfotransferase-like, which gives rise to MDELNFPYDITPFTEEESEELLNYLQSSKIVYNHIGPKAYVLPREYNRKEAANIYNFPVRSDDVFVVTFPKSGTTWTQELVWLLLNDLDYEKAKKKLNDRFPFLEASLFSFEDTFSGHVKDGELQDFGPPTVDDIKALPSPRFIKTHLPLSLLPPNLLEETKVVYVTRDPRDVAVSFYHHYKLMRVMAPDRDFKTYWNFFMNGKITFGPYFASVLEAWEKRNHPNMLFLFYEELSKDLPGVIRRVANFFDKKITEEQIEELREHLKFDNFKKNKSVNYQDMQDKGIFMKDGGFVRKGKVGGWREYFDEEMTVQAEKWINDHIKDTDFKFPE
- the LOC116767262 gene encoding sulfotransferase 1C4-like, which codes for MPHKNNHNCPLEIRDVEQDVAEMLMKFFTGEHTGFVRVGPKGYFLPNKFKQEAANIYNMPLRSTDVFVASYPRSGTTWTQELVWMVVNDLDYEKSDAIPLTERYPFLEFSVYVHPILKQRFVSENSHSEDKLKLLEQVTQPGTEQLATAPSPRFIKTHLPLSILPPNLLDVAKVVYVARDPRDVAVSFYHLNKGMRTQGYIGDFKTYWQFFIKDLHHWTPYFEHLKESWEKRDHPNMLFLFYEEMSKDLSATVRRVVDFFGKNYSEAEINKLCDHLSIENFKKNKSVNYDVMKVLGLLQGGKDNFIRKGKAGGWREYFDDEMTKEAEDWIEHNLQDTDFRFPHLQHS